A genomic stretch from Sporolituus thermophilus DSM 23256 includes:
- a CDS encoding Hsp20/alpha crystallin family protein, with protein MFGLPHRNGNLPAAPRDYFNQIMRSFFDHDFLAPFENIAALTGSFRVDLRETENEYIIEADLPGVKKEDITLRYENNYLTIAAQRNETQEVKEENYVRKERRFGQLQRSFYVDNVIEDQISAKFTDGVLTVTLPKKDKNERRRSNIPIQ; from the coding sequence ATGTTTGGGTTACCGCATCGCAATGGCAATTTGCCTGCCGCCCCACGCGACTATTTTAATCAAATTATGCGGAGCTTCTTTGACCATGACTTTTTGGCGCCTTTTGAAAACATTGCTGCCCTGACAGGCTCTTTTCGCGTCGACCTTCGGGAAACGGAAAACGAATACATCATCGAGGCGGACTTACCAGGGGTTAAGAAGGAAGATATTACCCTGCGTTATGAAAATAATTATTTGACCATCGCGGCCCAACGCAATGAAACCCAGGAAGTAAAAGAAGAAAACTATGTGCGGAAAGAACGACGGTTTGGCCAGCTCCAGCGGAGCTTCTATGTCGATAATGTAATTGAAGACCAAATAAGCGCTAAATTTACCGACGGTGTCCTTACCGTTACGCTGCCTAAGAAAGACAAGAACGAGAGAAGAAGGAGCAACATCCCAATTCAGTAA
- the metX gene encoding homoserine O-acetyltransferase MetX, whose protein sequence is MRPFLKYAKVADPDNPLVLTMGGTLTDVTVAYETYGTLSPNRDNVILVAHALTGDSHVAAHDDKDEKGWWDALVGPGRPIDTNRFFVICSNVLGGCRGTTGPSSPDPATGRPYGMRFPAITIRDMVHVQKRLLEQLDIYRLALVIGGSMGGMQALEWGVTYPGFMDGIIAIAAPGYSSAQSIAYNKVAREAVMLDPAWRQGDYYGGAGPQIGLSIARALGMITYQSEPSMAAKFGRRMRGGQFEVENYLDYQGISLVRRFDANSYLYLLRALDLHDLGAGYASYEAALARIEARVLIVGVSSDILYPAYQQQELVEVLRRLGKAARYAQIDSPHGHDGFLIDFDALSPVLSDFINTIAPPVRLPWAQSFFRASSLAYFGARLVPEF, encoded by the coding sequence TTGCGTCCATTTCTTAAGTATGCGAAAGTGGCTGACCCGGACAATCCTCTCGTACTGACCATGGGTGGAACACTAACCGATGTTACCGTGGCTTATGAAACTTACGGGACACTATCGCCCAACCGGGACAACGTAATTTTGGTGGCCCACGCCCTGACTGGCGACAGCCATGTGGCGGCCCACGACGACAAGGACGAAAAAGGTTGGTGGGACGCATTGGTAGGACCGGGACGGCCGATAGACACCAACCGTTTCTTCGTTATTTGTTCCAATGTTCTGGGTGGATGCCGGGGAACGACGGGGCCGTCCTCGCCGGACCCGGCGACCGGGCGGCCGTACGGCATGCGGTTTCCCGCCATTACCATACGGGACATGGTCCATGTCCAGAAACGGCTGTTAGAGCAACTTGACATTTACCGGCTGGCCTTGGTAATCGGAGGATCCATGGGCGGGATGCAGGCTTTGGAATGGGGGGTCACTTATCCCGGATTTATGGATGGTATAATAGCCATTGCGGCTCCCGGTTATTCTTCCGCCCAGTCCATAGCCTACAATAAAGTGGCGAGGGAAGCGGTGATGCTCGACCCGGCCTGGCGGCAGGGTGATTATTATGGTGGCGCCGGCCCGCAAATCGGCCTGTCGATCGCCCGCGCCCTGGGAATGATTACCTACCAAAGCGAGCCGTCAATGGCCGCTAAGTTTGGCAGGAGAATGCGCGGCGGTCAGTTCGAAGTGGAAAACTACCTTGACTACCAGGGGATTAGCCTGGTACGCCGGTTTGACGCCAACTCCTACCTTTATTTGCTAAGAGCCCTTGACCTTCATGACCTTGGTGCCGGTTATGCGTCTTATGAGGCAGCCCTGGCCAGGATTGAAGCTCGTGTCTTAATCGTAGGGGTAAGTTCCGACATTTTGTATCCGGCTTATCAGCAACAGGAGCTGGTTGAAGTCCTACGCCGCCTCGGCAAGGCTGCGCGGTATGCCCAGATTGACAGTCCCCATGGACATGACGGGTTTTTGATTGATTTTGACGCGTTAAGCCCAGTTTTGTCGGACTTTATCAATACGATAGCGCCGCCGGTCCGCTTGCCCTGGGCACAGTCTTTTTTCCGGGCATCAAGTCTGGCCTATTTTGGCGCCCGGCTGGTTCCCGAGTTTTAA